The genomic stretch AAACGACGACGGACCCGATGGCCGTTGTAGACTGGATCAACATGTTCGCACTGGCGGTGAATGAAGAAAACGCCGCAGGGGGCCGCGTGGTCACCGCGCCGACCAACGGCGCCTGCGGTATCGTTCCGGCGGTGCTGGCGTACTACGACAAGTTTATCCGTGAAGTGAACGCGAACTCACTGGCGCGCTACCTGCTGGTCGCCAGTGCAATTGGTTCGCTGTATAAGATGAACGCGTCTATTTCCGGTGCGGAAGTGGGCTGTCAGGGTGAAGTCGGCGTGGCGTGCTCCATGGCGGCGGCGGGTCTGGCCGAGCTGCTGGGTGCAAGCCCGACACAGGTGTGCATTGCTGCGGAAATCGGCATGGAACATAACCTTGGGCTGACCTGTGACCCGGTTGCCGGACAGGTACAGGTACCGTGCATCGAACGTAACGCGATTGCCTCCGTGAAGGCGGTGAACGCGGCACGTATGGCGCTGCGCCGAACCAGCGAGCCGCGCGTCTGTCTCGATAAGGTTATCGAAACCATGTACGAAACCGGTAAAGATATGAACGCCAAATACCGCGAAACTTCTCGCGGCGGCCTGGCGATGAAGATCGTCACCTGCGATTAAGCCTCTCAGGAAGCCTCGTTTTGCGAGGCTTCTTCCTGTTTTCCCCACCATTCATAGTTTCACGCTGCTAACAGTGTTACCCTTCACGCATGAGATAGAAGGGAGATTATCTGTGGCCGTTCATTTACTTATCGTCGATGCTCTTAACCTGATCCGCCGTATCCATGCGGTACAGGGGACGCCTTGTAAAGACACCTGCCTGCACGCGCTGGAGCAGCTTATCCGCCACAGTGAGCCCACCCACGCGGTCGCGGTATTTGATGACGAAGCCCGCAACACGGGCTGGCGACACCAGCGTCTGCCCGACTACAAAGCCGGACGCGCCCCGATGCCGGACGATCTTCACGCCGAATTGCCCATGCTGCGCGCCGCATTTGAACAGCGGGGCGTTCCCTGCTGGGGCGCACAGGGAAATGAAGCCGACGATCTCGCGGCCACCCTCGCCGTAAAGGTAGCCAGTGCCGGGCATCAGTCTACTATCGTTTCAACTGACAAAGGCTACTGCCAGCTGCTCTCGCCGACTATCCGCATTCGCGACTATTTTCAAAAACGCTGGCTGGACGCGCCGTTTATTGCCAGCGAGTTCGGCGTCTCACCTGAACAACTGCCGGACTACTGGGGGCTGGCAGGCATCAGCAGTTCTAAAGTTCCGGGTGTCGCCGGTATTGGGCCAAAGAGCGCCGCGCAGCTGCTGACCGATTTTCAGAGTCTGGAAGGGATTTACGCCCGTCTGGATGAGGTACCGGAAAAGTGGCGCAAGAAGCTGGAGGCGCATAAAGAGATGGCGTTTACCTGCCGGGAGATCGC from Enterobacter dykesii encodes the following:
- the xni gene encoding flap endonuclease Xni, with the protein product MAVHLLIVDALNLIRRIHAVQGTPCKDTCLHALEQLIRHSEPTHAVAVFDDEARNTGWRHQRLPDYKAGRAPMPDDLHAELPMLRAAFEQRGVPCWGAQGNEADDLAATLAVKVASAGHQSTIVSTDKGYCQLLSPTIRIRDYFQKRWLDAPFIASEFGVSPEQLPDYWGLAGISSSKVPGVAGIGPKSAAQLLTDFQSLEGIYARLDEVPEKWRKKLEAHKEMAFTCREIATLQTDLQLDGNLQQLRLER